The Streptomonospora litoralis genome window below encodes:
- a CDS encoding GntP family permease has protein sequence MAETANLPMGWLIAIAVLAIAALLFLIIKVRLHAILALILVSAATALATGTPPDKLVPLLLDGLGSTLGEVVLLIGFGAILGRLIEVSGGAQVLCDGLTRLFGERRAPLALSVASLLFGFPIFLDAAFVVMLPIIFSVARRMGGSVLLYALPATGAFLAMHALLPPHPGPVAATQLVGADMGIVVLTGLLVALPTWYVAGYLLGRWLGARHNVPIPALLGGPGTRDGESESGGGAAADGADGEARPAPPRMPVLLFLLLLPVVLIFINTGLETLAAAGAVGKDALWVQSLQAVGQTPAALLITVLAALYLLGWRRRNDGAALERLIDRALAPVCTIILLTGAGGMFGTVMAESRIGDALANGLDTLGLPLIVAAFLIAVVMRVAQGSATVATTTAAGLLAPAVQAAGGHNPFELALIVLAMCAGGIVLSHVNDSGFWLVRGFLEMDTKTTLRTWTVQATAVGVMAFALVCLLYGASALLF, from the coding sequence ATGGCAGAAACCGCGAACCTTCCCATGGGGTGGCTGATCGCCATCGCAGTCCTGGCGATCGCCGCCCTGCTCTTCTTGATCATCAAGGTGCGCCTGCACGCGATCCTCGCGCTGATCCTGGTCAGCGCCGCGACCGCGCTGGCCACCGGCACCCCGCCGGACAAACTCGTCCCCCTGCTGCTCGACGGGCTGGGCAGCACGCTCGGCGAGGTCGTGCTGCTGATCGGATTCGGCGCGATCCTCGGCCGCCTCATCGAGGTCTCCGGCGGGGCCCAGGTGCTCTGCGACGGCCTCACCCGCCTGTTCGGCGAACGGCGGGCGCCGCTCGCGCTGAGCGTCGCCTCGCTGCTGTTCGGCTTCCCGATCTTCCTGGACGCGGCGTTCGTGGTGATGCTGCCGATCATCTTCTCGGTCGCCCGGCGCATGGGCGGTTCGGTGCTGCTCTACGCGCTCCCCGCCACCGGCGCCTTCCTGGCCATGCACGCGCTGCTGCCGCCGCACCCGGGACCGGTGGCCGCCACCCAACTGGTCGGCGCCGACATGGGCATCGTCGTCCTCACCGGCCTCCTGGTCGCCCTGCCGACCTGGTACGTCGCCGGCTACCTGCTCGGCCGGTGGCTGGGCGCCCGCCACAACGTGCCCATCCCGGCGCTGTTGGGCGGTCCCGGGACCCGCGACGGCGAGTCCGAGAGCGGCGGCGGCGCCGCGGCCGACGGCGCAGACGGCGAGGCCCGCCCCGCGCCGCCGCGCATGCCCGTGCTGCTGTTCCTGCTGCTCCTGCCCGTGGTGCTGATCTTCATCAACACCGGACTGGAGACCCTCGCCGCGGCGGGCGCCGTCGGCAAGGACGCGCTGTGGGTGCAGTCGCTGCAGGCGGTGGGCCAGACTCCGGCCGCCCTGCTGATCACCGTCCTGGCGGCGCTGTACCTGCTGGGCTGGCGCCGCCGCAACGACGGGGCGGCGCTGGAGCGCCTCATCGACCGCGCGCTGGCGCCCGTGTGCACGATCATCCTGCTCACCGGCGCCGGCGGGATGTTCGGCACGGTGATGGCCGAAAGCAGGATCGGCGACGCGCTGGCCAACGGTCTGGACACGCTCGGCCTGCCGCTCATCGTCGCCGCGTTCCTGATCGCGGTGGTCATGCGGGTGGCCCAGGGGTCGGCGACGGTGGCCACGACGACCGCGGCGGGCCTGCTGGCACCGGCGGTGCAGGCCGCCGGCGGGCACAACCCGTTCGAACTGGCGCTGATCGTCCTCGCGATGTGCGCCGGCGGGATCGTGCTCTCCCACGTCAACGACTCCGGCTTCTGGCTGGTGCGCGGCTTCTTGGAGATGGACACCAAGACGACGCTGCGCACCTGGACCGTGCAGGCCACCGCGGTCGGCGTGATGGCGTTCGCGCTGGTGTGCCTGCTCTACGGGGCGTCGGCGCTGCTGTTCTGA
- a CDS encoding U32 family peptidase produces MTDPAPHPAPGHASLAALGLPAIDADPPASPLAFPDGGAWRLEIPSVEGPRALEAVLSAAREWDVPVHRVSQGSGVGMLTDSEVTEMVRASAEAGVELCLFARPGANWDIGAAHASPAGSVCARSRGTTQLAAGVAEAERAASLGVRSLLVADEGLLWVLHSMRRRGDLPADLQLKVSVMAGPVNPAGLAVQEHLGADTVNVPSDLTLHQLAELRAASPVTLDFYVEAPDNVGGFVRHHEIAGIIRAAAPVYVKFGLRNAPDVYPSGEQLSTTVLASARERVRRARLGLDALARTPRPPRMSPLDRRDQPAGVRFARPGSAV; encoded by the coding sequence ATGACCGACCCCGCGCCGCACCCGGCCCCCGGACACGCGAGCCTCGCAGCGCTCGGCCTGCCCGCGATCGACGCCGACCCGCCCGCCTCGCCACTGGCCTTCCCCGACGGGGGCGCCTGGCGCCTGGAGATCCCCAGCGTCGAAGGACCCCGCGCGCTGGAAGCGGTCCTCTCCGCCGCACGCGAGTGGGACGTTCCCGTGCACCGCGTCTCACAGGGCTCGGGCGTGGGCATGCTCACCGACAGCGAGGTCACCGAAATGGTGCGGGCGAGCGCCGAAGCCGGCGTCGAACTGTGCCTGTTCGCCCGCCCCGGCGCCAACTGGGACATCGGCGCCGCCCACGCCAGCCCGGCCGGATCGGTCTGCGCCCGCAGCAGGGGCACGACCCAGCTCGCAGCGGGAGTGGCCGAGGCCGAGCGCGCCGCGTCCCTGGGCGTACGCAGCCTGCTCGTGGCCGACGAAGGGCTGCTGTGGGTGCTGCACAGCATGCGCCGGCGCGGTGACCTGCCCGCCGACCTGCAACTCAAGGTCTCGGTGATGGCCGGCCCCGTCAACCCGGCCGGACTCGCCGTACAGGAGCACCTCGGCGCCGACACGGTCAACGTCCCCTCGGATTTGACCCTGCACCAACTGGCCGAGCTGCGCGCGGCCAGCCCGGTGACGCTGGACTTCTACGTCGAGGCGCCCGACAACGTCGGCGGGTTCGTCCGCCACCACGAGATCGCCGGGATCATCCGCGCCGCGGCGCCGGTCTACGTCAAGTTCGGCCTGCGCAACGCGCCCGACGTCTACCCCTCGGGCGAACAGCTCAGCACCACCGTGCTCGCCTCCGCCCGCGAGCGCGTCCGCCGGGCCCGCCTGGGCCTGGACGCCCTCGCACGCACACCCCGACCCCCGCGGATGTCCCCGCTCGACCGCCGCGACCAGCCGGCGGGCGTGCGCTTCGCCCGCCCCGGGTCGGCGGTGTGA
- a CDS encoding aldehyde dehydrogenase (NADP(+)) has product MTETAIRDTTEADLDRTLESAAQAAEGFAALAPRERAGMLRAVADAVDAAAADLVPIAQRESHLPEARLKGELARTTFQLRLFAGVLEDGGYLEATVDHADPDWPMGARPDLRRVLEPLGPVVVFGASNFPFAFSVIGGDSASALAGGNPVVVKAHPGHPELSVRTGEVVAAALRDAGAPAGTFAVVLGEETGRRAVLHPRTRAVGFTGSIPGGRALHDLAAGRPDPIPFYGELGSLNPVFVTRAAAGARADEILSGYVDSFTLGTGQFCTKPGVLLLPESTEVDALAAAVRERAGAPMLNERIEQGFAAGLRSLADHPATEAVVEGGPGEGADGTTVWTPSLVRTTAKRFLEHADELLEERFGPVSLVVSYADPAEALEVAERLPGQLTATVQGEDTDEEAGPLLERLRRRAGRVLWNGWPTGVSVSHAMHHGGPYPATTSVLHTSVGSTAIRRFLRPVCYQQVPQHLLPDSLREDNPLAIPRRVDGELRLP; this is encoded by the coding sequence ATGACTGAGACAGCCATCCGCGACACCACCGAAGCGGATCTGGACCGCACCCTGGAATCGGCCGCTCAGGCGGCCGAGGGCTTCGCCGCTCTGGCTCCGCGCGAGCGCGCCGGCATGCTGCGCGCCGTCGCCGACGCCGTCGACGCCGCAGCCGCGGACCTGGTGCCGATCGCCCAGCGCGAGAGCCACCTGCCCGAGGCCCGCCTCAAGGGCGAACTCGCCCGCACGACCTTCCAGCTGCGGCTGTTCGCCGGAGTGCTGGAAGACGGCGGCTACCTGGAGGCCACCGTCGACCACGCCGACCCCGACTGGCCGATGGGCGCGCGGCCCGACCTGCGCCGCGTGCTGGAACCGCTCGGCCCGGTGGTCGTGTTCGGCGCGAGCAACTTCCCCTTCGCCTTCAGCGTGATCGGGGGTGACAGCGCCTCCGCACTGGCGGGCGGCAACCCCGTCGTCGTCAAGGCCCACCCCGGCCACCCCGAGTTGTCGGTGCGCACGGGCGAGGTCGTCGCCGCCGCACTGCGCGACGCCGGCGCCCCCGCCGGCACCTTCGCCGTGGTCCTCGGCGAGGAGACCGGACGCCGGGCCGTGCTGCACCCGCGCACGCGCGCGGTCGGGTTCACCGGGTCGATCCCCGGCGGCCGCGCACTGCACGACCTGGCGGCCGGGCGGCCCGACCCGATCCCCTTCTACGGCGAACTCGGCAGCCTCAACCCGGTCTTCGTCACCCGCGCTGCGGCCGGGGCCCGCGCCGACGAGATCCTCAGCGGCTACGTCGACTCCTTCACCCTGGGCACCGGCCAGTTCTGCACCAAGCCCGGCGTGCTGCTGCTGCCGGAGAGCACCGAGGTGGACGCACTCGCCGCGGCGGTCCGGGAGCGCGCGGGCGCCCCGATGCTCAACGAGCGCATCGAGCAGGGTTTCGCGGCGGGCCTGCGCTCGCTGGCGGACCACCCCGCCACCGAGGCCGTCGTCGAGGGCGGACCGGGCGAGGGCGCCGACGGCACCACCGTGTGGACGCCGTCGCTGGTGCGCACCACGGCCAAGCGGTTCCTGGAGCACGCCGACGAACTGCTGGAGGAGCGCTTCGGCCCGGTCTCGCTGGTGGTGAGCTACGCCGACCCCGCCGAGGCGCTGGAGGTCGCCGAGCGCCTGCCCGGCCAGCTCACCGCCACCGTCCAGGGCGAGGACACCGACGAAGAGGCCGGCCCGCTGCTGGAGCGCCTGCGCCGCCGCGCGGGCCGCGTGCTGTGGAACGGCTGGCCCACCGGCGTCTCCGTCAGCCACGCCATGCACCACGGCGGTCCGTACCCGGCGACGACGTCGGTCCTGCACACCTCGGTCGGCAGCACCGCGATCCGCCGGTTCCTGCGCCCGGTGTGCTACCAGCAGGTCCCCCAGCACCTGCTGCCCGACTCCCTGCGCGAGGACAACCCGCTCGCCATCCCCCGCCGCGTCGACGGGGAGCTCCGCCTCCCCTGA
- a CDS encoding IclR family transcriptional regulator, whose product MSSSVERALRILVELASGPATISELGRRLDVHRTTSLRLLRTLEQERFVRRTADGRYRIGPRMTSLAQAALEGLDVRAAASTHLHDLGAACGHTVHLAAPEDGSMVYLDKVESRHAVRMYSRIGAPAPMHATGVGKTVLADLSESERDRLLGDPPYPRCTPNTRTTRSGLAADLAETAERGWALDDFEHEEFIHCAAAPIRDATGRVVAAVSVSAPHMVVDRNRLLALVPDLRRTATAISEELGWPGES is encoded by the coding sequence GTGTCCAGCAGCGTCGAACGCGCCCTGCGAATCCTGGTCGAGCTGGCCTCCGGCCCGGCCACCATCAGCGAGCTGGGTCGGCGCCTGGACGTGCACCGCACCACCTCCCTGCGCCTGCTGCGCACCCTGGAGCAGGAGCGCTTCGTGCGGCGCACGGCCGACGGCCGCTACCGCATCGGCCCGCGTATGACCAGCCTGGCCCAGGCCGCCCTGGAGGGGCTCGACGTGCGCGCCGCGGCATCGACCCACCTGCACGACCTCGGTGCGGCCTGCGGCCACACCGTGCACCTCGCGGCGCCCGAGGACGGCAGCATGGTCTACCTGGACAAAGTGGAGTCGCGCCACGCCGTGCGCATGTACTCCCGCATCGGCGCGCCCGCCCCGATGCACGCCACGGGCGTCGGCAAGACGGTGCTCGCCGACCTGTCCGAATCGGAGCGTGACCGCCTGCTGGGCGATCCGCCCTACCCGCGCTGCACGCCCAACACCCGCACGACCCGCAGCGGCCTGGCCGCCGACCTGGCCGAGACCGCCGAGCGCGGTTGGGCGCTCGACGACTTCGAGCACGAAGAGTTCATCCACTGCGCAGCCGCCCCGATCCGGGACGCCACGGGCCGGGTTGTGGCGGCGGTGTCGGTTTCGGCCCCCCACATGGTGGTCGACCGGAACCGGTTGCTCGCCCTCGTTCCCGACCTCCGCCGCACCGCCACCGCCATCAGCGAGGAGCTCGGCTGGCCTGGCGAGTCCTGA